Proteins found in one Ovis canadensis isolate MfBH-ARS-UI-01 breed Bighorn chromosome 20, ARS-UI_OviCan_v2, whole genome shotgun sequence genomic segment:
- the LOC138425630 gene encoding histone H3.1, with the protein MARTKQTARKSTGGKAPRKQLATKAARKSAPATGGVKKPHRYRPGTVALREIRRYQKSTELLIRKLPFQRLVREIAQDFKTDLRFQSSAVMALQEACEAYLVGLFEDTNLCAIHAKRVTIMPKDIQLARRIRGERA; encoded by the coding sequence ATGGCTCGCACTAAGCAGACTGCTCGTAAGTCCACTGGCGGCAAGGCGCCGCGCAAGCAGCTGGCCACTAAAGCGGCCCGCAAGAGCGCTCCCGCCACAGGCGGCGTGAAGAAGCCGCACCGCTACCGGCCTGGCACCGTGGCCCTGCGCGAGATCCGCCGCTACCAGAAGTCCACGGAGCTGCTGATCCGCAAGCTGCCGTTCCAGCGGCTGGTGCGCGAGATCGCGCAGGACTTCAAGACCGACCTGCGCTTCCAGAGTTCGGCCGTGATGGCGCTGCAGGAGGCGTGCGAGGCCTATCTGGTGGGGCTCTTCGAGGACACCAACCTGTGTGCCATCCACGCCAAGCGCGTCACTATCATGCCCAAGGACATCCAGCTTGCCCGCCGCATTCGCGGGGAGAGGGCgtaa
- the LOC138425636 gene encoding histone H2A type 1-B, translating into MSGRGKQGGKARAKAKTRSSRAGLQFPVGRVHRLLRKGNYSERVGAGAPVYLAAVLEYLTAEILELAGNAARDNKKTRIIPRHLQLAIRNDEELNKLLGRVTIAQGGVLPNIQAVLLPKKTESHHKAKGK; encoded by the coding sequence ATGTCAGGCCGTGGTAAACAGGGTGGCAAGGCTCGCGCTAAAGCCAAGACTCGCTCCTCGCGGGCCGGGCTCCAGTTTCCCGTGGGCCGCGTGCACCGTCTGCTCCGGAAGGGCAACTACTCCGAGCGAGTCGGGGCCGGCGCGCCTGTGTACCTCGCGGCGGTGCTGGAGTACCTGACGGCCGAGATCCTGGAGCTGGCGGGAAACGCTGCCCGGGATAACAAGAAGACGCGCATTATCCCGCGCCACCTGCAGCTGGCTATCCGCAACGACGAAGAGCTCAACAAGCTGCTGGGCCGTGTGACCATCGCTCAGGGTGGTGTGCTGCCCAACATCCAGGCTGTGCTGCTGCCTAAAAAGACTGAGAGCCACCACAAGGCCAAGGGCAAGTAA